A single genomic interval of Aquipuribacter sp. SD81 harbors:
- the nuoF gene encoding NADH-quinone oxidoreductase subunit NuoF, with amino-acid sequence MTDTLTPVLSAFWDADRSWTMETYRANRGYEALRSALALAPGDLVEAVKKSGLRGRGGAGFPTGMKWGFLPPDDGKPRYLVVNADESEPGTCKDTPLMLANPHVLVEGVVISSYAIGANRAFIYLRGEELHVYRRLLQAVEEARAEGFVGTDVLGSGFDLDIVVHAGAGAYICGEETALLDSLEGRRGQPRLKPPFPAVAGLYARPTVVNNVESIASVPSIVLNGADWFAGLGTEKSTGYGLFSVSGHVRHPGQYEAPLGITMRELLDLAGGMRLDEKGEPRKLKFWTPGGSSTPLFTDEHLDVPLDFESTMSAGSMLGTRALQMFDDTTSVVRAVLRWTEFYAHESCGKCTPCREGTYWLVQVLRRIEAGKGTEEDVQTLLDTCDNILGRSFCALGDGATSPITSAIKYFREEFVAGTRTPAWELFPYERTSVFSDADRVPTVTHAEPAGMA; translated from the coding sequence GTGACCGATACCCTCACCCCGGTGCTGTCGGCGTTCTGGGACGCCGACCGCAGCTGGACGATGGAGACGTACCGCGCCAACCGAGGCTACGAGGCGCTGCGCTCCGCGCTCGCGCTCGCCCCGGGCGACCTCGTCGAGGCCGTCAAGAAGTCGGGCCTGCGCGGGCGCGGGGGAGCGGGCTTCCCCACCGGGATGAAGTGGGGCTTCCTGCCGCCGGACGACGGCAAGCCGCGCTACCTCGTGGTGAACGCCGACGAGTCCGAGCCGGGCACGTGCAAGGACACCCCGCTCATGCTCGCCAACCCGCACGTCCTCGTCGAGGGCGTCGTCATCTCCAGCTACGCGATCGGCGCGAACCGCGCGTTCATCTACCTGCGCGGCGAGGAGCTCCACGTGTACCGCCGCCTGCTGCAGGCGGTCGAGGAGGCCCGCGCCGAGGGCTTCGTCGGCACCGACGTGCTCGGCAGCGGCTTCGACCTCGACATCGTCGTGCACGCCGGTGCGGGCGCCTACATCTGCGGGGAGGAGACGGCGCTGCTGGACTCCCTCGAGGGCCGGCGGGGCCAGCCCCGGCTCAAGCCCCCGTTCCCGGCCGTCGCCGGGCTGTACGCGCGCCCGACCGTCGTCAACAACGTCGAGTCGATCGCGAGCGTCCCCTCGATCGTGCTGAACGGCGCCGACTGGTTCGCCGGGCTCGGCACCGAGAAGTCGACGGGCTACGGGCTCTTCAGCGTGTCCGGGCACGTGCGTCACCCCGGCCAGTACGAGGCCCCGCTCGGCATCACGATGCGCGAGCTGCTCGACCTCGCCGGCGGCATGCGCCTGGACGAGAAGGGCGAGCCGCGGAAGCTGAAGTTCTGGACCCCGGGCGGGTCCTCCACGCCGCTGTTCACCGACGAGCACCTCGACGTGCCGCTCGACTTCGAGTCGACGATGTCGGCCGGGTCCATGCTCGGCACGCGCGCGCTGCAGATGTTCGACGACACGACGTCGGTCGTGCGGGCCGTGCTGCGCTGGACGGAGTTCTACGCCCACGAGTCGTGCGGCAAGTGCACGCCGTGCCGCGAGGGCACGTACTGGCTCGTGCAGGTGCTGCGGCGCATCGAGGCCGGCAAGGGCACCGAGGAGGACGTCCAGACCCTCCTCGACACGTGCGACAACATCCTCGGCCGGTCCTTCTGTGCGCTCGGCGACGGCGCCACGAGCCCCATCACGAGCGCCATCAAGTACTTCCGCGAGGAGTTCGTCGCCGGCACCCGTACGCCGGCGTGGGAGCTGTTCCCCTACGAGCGGACGAGCGTCTTCTCCGACGCCGACCGCGTGCCCACCGTCACCCACGCAGAACCCGCAGGTATGGCATGA
- a CDS encoding NADH-quinone oxidoreductase subunit G: MSLSTGHDTSVARAGAVAPDAPAEDLVTLTIDGIEVQAPKGALLIRVAEELGIAIPRFCDHPLLEPAGACRQCLVEVSMPDREGNVRKMPKPQASCTMTVAPGMVVETQNTSEVAGRAQHGVMELLLVNHPLDCPICDKGGECPLQNQAMSNGRGTSRFVDVKRTFPKPIKISTQVLLDRERCILCQRCTRFSKEIAGDTFIDLQKRGANQQIGTFDTQVLGFAGERLTEGAAELDEAGAPFASYFSGNTIQICPVGALTGAAYRFRARPFDLVSNPTVCEHCSSGCAVRADHRRGVVLRRLAGEDPAVNEEWNCDKGRWAFTYASLPDRLEVPLVRDETTGELVETSWPDALDVAARGLAAARDGSGVGTLVGGRATVEDAYAYAKFARVVLGSNDVDLRARPHSAEEEAFLASRVAGTGIGVTYADLERARAVVLVGFEPEEESPIVFLRLRKAVRAGGLTVTSVAPFRSRGVEKLSGVLVPTAPGAEAQVLQAATRATDAGPVATALRLDGAILLVGERLATVPGALSAAAAAADATGARLAWVPRRAGERGAVEAGALPTTLPGGRPLSPDALVDLAAAWGVPRLPAAPGRDTTGILAAAAAGAGLLVGGVDVDDLPDPAAARAALTGASFVVSLEVRRSSVTEHADVVLPVAPVAEKAGSFLDWEGRLRPFEAVLPTDAVADHGVLDELARALGVELGAAKALQLRDELAGVGAWDGDRASTPTVAPGEVTPPVQGQAVLATWHLLLDAGRLQDGEAYLAGTAHRAHARVSPTTADVHGLRAGASVTVTGAAGSLTLPVVVDRTVVDGVVWLPTRSRGSEVRTRLGLGAGDLVGIAAGPDQLGTGVQA; this comes from the coding sequence ATGAGCCTCTCCACCGGTCACGACACGAGCGTCGCCCGCGCGGGCGCGGTCGCGCCCGACGCCCCCGCCGAGGACCTGGTGACCCTCACCATCGACGGCATCGAGGTGCAGGCGCCCAAGGGCGCGCTGCTCATCCGCGTCGCGGAGGAGCTGGGCATCGCGATCCCGCGCTTCTGCGACCACCCGCTGCTGGAGCCCGCGGGGGCGTGCCGGCAGTGCCTCGTCGAGGTCTCGATGCCCGACCGCGAGGGCAACGTCCGCAAGATGCCGAAGCCGCAGGCCAGCTGCACGATGACGGTCGCGCCCGGCATGGTCGTGGAGACCCAGAACACCTCCGAGGTCGCGGGCCGGGCGCAGCACGGCGTCATGGAGCTGCTGCTCGTCAACCACCCGCTCGACTGCCCGATCTGCGACAAGGGCGGCGAGTGCCCGCTGCAGAACCAGGCGATGAGCAACGGCCGCGGCACGTCGCGCTTCGTCGACGTCAAGCGCACGTTCCCCAAGCCCATCAAGATCTCCACGCAGGTCCTGCTCGACCGCGAGCGCTGCATCCTGTGCCAGCGCTGCACGCGCTTCAGCAAGGAGATCGCGGGCGACACCTTCATCGACCTGCAGAAGCGCGGCGCCAACCAGCAGATCGGCACCTTCGACACCCAGGTGCTCGGCTTCGCGGGCGAGCGCCTCACCGAGGGCGCCGCCGAGCTCGACGAGGCCGGTGCGCCGTTCGCGTCGTACTTCTCCGGCAACACGATCCAGATCTGCCCCGTGGGCGCGCTCACCGGCGCGGCCTACCGCTTCCGCGCCCGCCCGTTCGACCTCGTGTCCAACCCGACGGTGTGCGAGCACTGCAGCTCCGGCTGCGCCGTGCGCGCCGACCACCGCCGCGGCGTCGTGCTGCGCCGGCTCGCGGGGGAGGACCCTGCGGTCAACGAGGAGTGGAACTGCGACAAGGGCCGCTGGGCGTTCACGTACGCCTCGCTGCCCGACCGCCTCGAGGTGCCGCTCGTACGCGACGAGACCACCGGCGAGCTCGTCGAGACGTCGTGGCCCGACGCGCTCGACGTCGCCGCCCGCGGTCTCGCCGCCGCCCGCGACGGCTCGGGGGTCGGCACGCTCGTCGGCGGCCGCGCGACCGTCGAGGACGCGTACGCCTACGCGAAGTTCGCCCGGGTCGTGCTCGGCAGCAACGACGTCGACCTGCGCGCCCGCCCGCACTCCGCGGAGGAGGAGGCCTTCCTCGCCTCCCGCGTGGCCGGGACCGGCATCGGCGTCACGTACGCCGACCTCGAGCGCGCCCGCGCGGTGGTCCTCGTCGGGTTCGAGCCCGAGGAGGAGTCGCCGATCGTCTTCCTGCGCCTGCGCAAGGCCGTGCGCGCCGGCGGGCTCACCGTCACCTCGGTCGCGCCGTTCCGCAGCCGCGGGGTCGAGAAGCTGTCCGGCGTGCTCGTGCCGACCGCTCCCGGGGCCGAGGCGCAGGTGCTGCAGGCCGCGACCCGGGCCACCGACGCCGGCCCGGTCGCGACCGCGCTGCGCCTGGACGGCGCGATCCTGCTCGTCGGCGAGCGCCTGGCGACGGTCCCCGGGGCGCTGAGCGCCGCGGCGGCCGCCGCCGACGCGACCGGCGCCCGCCTCGCGTGGGTGCCGCGGCGCGCGGGCGAGCGCGGGGCCGTCGAGGCCGGTGCGCTGCCCACGACCCTGCCGGGCGGGCGGCCGCTGTCGCCCGACGCCCTCGTCGACCTCGCCGCCGCCTGGGGCGTGCCGCGGCTGCCCGCCGCGCCCGGGCGCGACACCACCGGCATCCTCGCGGCGGCCGCCGCGGGCGCGGGCCTGCTCGTCGGCGGCGTCGACGTCGACGACCTGCCCGACCCCGCCGCCGCACGCGCGGCGCTGACAGGGGCCTCGTTCGTCGTCAGCCTCGAGGTCCGGCGCAGCAGCGTCACCGAGCACGCCGACGTCGTGCTTCCCGTCGCTCCCGTCGCGGAGAAGGCCGGGTCGTTCCTGGACTGGGAGGGGCGGCTGCGGCCGTTCGAGGCCGTCCTGCCGACCGACGCGGTCGCCGACCACGGCGTCCTCGACGAGCTGGCCCGGGCCCTCGGCGTGGAGCTCGGCGCCGCCAAGGCGCTGCAGCTGCGCGACGAGCTCGCGGGCGTCGGCGCGTGGGACGGCGACCGGGCGAGCACCCCGACCGTCGCCCCCGGCGAGGTCACCCCGCCCGTGCAGGGCCAGGCCGTCCTCGCCACGTGGCACCTGCTGCTGGACGCCGGCCGCCTGCAGGACGGCGAGGCGTACCTCGCCGGCACCGCCCACCGCGCGCACGCGCGGGTGTCGCCCACCACCGCCGACGTGCACGGCCTGCGGGCCGGGGCCTCGGTCACCGTCACGGGCGCGGCCGGCTCGCTCACCCTGCCCGTGGTCGTCGACCGCACCGTGGTCGACGGCGTCGTGTGGCTGCCGACGCGCTCGCGCGGCAGCGAGGTGCGGACGCGGCTGGGATTGGGGGCCGGTGACCTGGTAGGAATTGCCGCCGGACCGGACCAGCTCGGAACAGGAGTCCAGGCGTGA
- the nuoH gene encoding NADH-quinone oxidoreductase subunit NuoH, with protein sequence MSLPVALPALGGLEGPAADFSNDTWWIALIKAVLVFAFLVVNVLVAIWAERRILGRMQQRPGPNRHGPFGLLQSLADGVKLALKEDIVPAGADKITYVLAPAISAAPAFLAFAVIPLGPEVTLFGVTTPLQVTDVPVSVLFVLAAASVGVYGLILAGWASGSTYPLLGGLRSTAQVISYELIMGLALVGVFIYTGSMSTSRIVEQQEGLWLFLPLFPSFVFFLVAIVGETNRAPFDLPEGEGELVGGFHTEYSSLKFALFFLAEYVAMFTVSALAVTLFLGGWLAPWPLAPLTLGGIGPIPAYEVPFIGNGWFGAELGTSWFNTGFWPVLWFTIKMWVIVFGFFWLRGALPRLRYDQFMNLGWKVLIEAAFAWVVLLGIVRGLQVYGFASQQQVLVGVLVLGVLVVGITFLLSARAVEETREEPAEVDPFADGFPVPPLPGQTVARSRGSLERTAVGARTDTTDPEEPRG encoded by the coding sequence GTGAGCCTCCCCGTCGCGCTCCCGGCCCTCGGCGGACTCGAGGGCCCCGCCGCCGACTTCAGCAACGACACGTGGTGGATCGCCCTCATCAAGGCGGTCCTCGTCTTCGCGTTCCTCGTCGTCAACGTCCTCGTCGCCATCTGGGCCGAGCGCCGGATCCTCGGCCGCATGCAGCAGCGGCCCGGGCCGAACCGGCACGGTCCCTTCGGCCTGCTGCAGTCCCTGGCCGACGGCGTCAAGCTCGCGCTCAAGGAGGACATCGTCCCCGCGGGCGCGGACAAGATCACCTACGTCCTCGCCCCGGCGATCTCCGCGGCGCCGGCGTTCCTCGCCTTCGCCGTCATCCCGCTCGGGCCCGAGGTGACCCTGTTCGGCGTCACGACGCCGCTGCAGGTGACCGACGTGCCCGTCTCGGTGCTGTTCGTGCTCGCGGCGGCGAGCGTCGGCGTCTACGGCCTCATCCTCGCCGGGTGGGCGTCGGGGTCGACGTACCCGCTGCTCGGCGGGCTGCGCTCGACGGCGCAGGTCATCAGCTACGAGCTGATCATGGGTCTCGCCCTCGTCGGGGTGTTCATCTACACGGGCTCGATGTCGACGTCGCGGATCGTCGAGCAGCAGGAGGGCCTGTGGCTGTTCCTGCCGCTGTTCCCCAGCTTCGTGTTCTTCCTCGTCGCGATCGTCGGCGAGACCAACCGCGCGCCGTTCGACCTGCCCGAGGGCGAGGGCGAGCTGGTCGGCGGCTTCCACACCGAGTACTCCTCGCTGAAGTTCGCCCTGTTCTTCCTCGCCGAGTACGTCGCGATGTTCACGGTCTCCGCGCTCGCCGTCACGCTGTTCCTCGGCGGCTGGCTCGCGCCGTGGCCGCTGGCCCCGCTCACGCTGGGCGGCATCGGGCCGATCCCGGCCTATGAGGTGCCCTTCATCGGCAACGGCTGGTTCGGCGCCGAGCTCGGCACGAGCTGGTTCAACACCGGCTTCTGGCCCGTGCTGTGGTTCACGATCAAGATGTGGGTCATCGTGTTCGGGTTCTTCTGGCTCCGCGGCGCCCTCCCGCGCCTGCGCTACGACCAGTTCATGAACCTCGGCTGGAAGGTCCTCATCGAGGCCGCCTTCGCCTGGGTCGTGCTGCTCGGCATCGTCCGCGGCCTGCAGGTGTACGGCTTCGCCAGCCAGCAGCAGGTGCTCGTCGGCGTGCTCGTGCTCGGCGTCCTCGTCGTCGGCATCACCTTCCTGCTCAGCGCACGCGCCGTGGAGGAGACGCGGGAGGAGCCAGCGGAGGTCGACCCCTTCGCGGACGGCTTCCCCGTGCCGCCGCTGCCCGGCCAGACCGTCGCCCGCTCGCGCGGCTCGCTCGAGCGGACCGCGGTCGGCGCCCGCACCGACACCACCGACCCGGAGGAGCCCCGTGGCTGA
- the nuoI gene encoding NADH-quinone oxidoreductase subunit NuoI, whose translation MADRPETPSSNPDPEARSAADPTAGRTVERTGGVGGGDVRSIDGSTAGTDEDRSGRPRSSRLGKAFAPVAGFGVTFSTMFRKVLSEEYPEGPRKKGPAPTAPRYHGRHQLNRWADGLEKCIGCELCAWACPADAIYVEGAQNTEEERFSPGERYGRVYQINYLRCIFCGLCIEACPTRALTMTNEYELADHTREATIFTKDQLLAPLREGMLPAPHPMVDGTTEKDYYRNEVTGPTEAQRRWVDERRAAEAQPGGTEHDEPGVRA comes from the coding sequence GTGGCTGACCGGCCCGAGACGCCCAGCAGCAACCCCGACCCCGAGGCCCGTTCGGCCGCCGACCCCACGGCGGGGCGGACGGTCGAGCGGACCGGCGGGGTGGGTGGCGGCGACGTCCGCTCCATCGACGGCTCCACCGCGGGCACCGACGAGGACCGCTCCGGGCGGCCGAGGAGCTCCCGCCTCGGCAAGGCCTTCGCACCCGTCGCCGGCTTCGGCGTCACCTTCTCGACCATGTTCCGCAAGGTGCTGAGCGAGGAGTACCCGGAGGGCCCGCGCAAGAAGGGTCCCGCCCCGACCGCGCCGCGCTACCACGGGCGGCACCAGCTCAACCGCTGGGCGGACGGGCTGGAGAAGTGCATCGGCTGCGAGCTGTGCGCGTGGGCGTGCCCCGCCGACGCGATCTACGTCGAGGGCGCGCAGAACACCGAGGAGGAGCGGTTCAGCCCCGGTGAGCGCTACGGCCGCGTCTACCAGATCAACTACCTGCGCTGCATCTTCTGCGGGCTGTGCATCGAGGCGTGCCCGACGCGCGCGCTCACGATGACCAACGAGTACGAGCTCGCCGACCACACCCGCGAGGCGACGATCTTCACCAAGGACCAGCTGCTCGCGCCGCTGCGCGAGGGCATGCTCCCCGCGCCCCACCCGATGGTCGACGGGACGACGGAGAAGGACTACTACCGCAACGAGGTCACGGGCCCGACCGAGGCGCAGCGCCGCTGGGTCGACGAGCGCCGGGCCGCCGAGGCGCAGCCCGGCGGCACGGAGCACGACGAGCCCGGGGTCCGCGCGTGA
- a CDS encoding NADH-quinone oxidoreductase subunit J — protein sequence MSGVALSAAGAEVGASVGDGFLFWTLGPLMVLAALGLLFARKAVHAALSMAVVMVSLGGVYVGLEAPFLGVVQVFVYTGAVMMLFLFVLMLVGVDSSDSLVETLKGQRLAAALAAGGFTLLLLVALGRTAWPEPVGLTEVNAAGNITGIAALIFSRYVWAFELTAGLLVIASIGAMVLAHRERTGERPTQRSISETRLRRGQRITPLPPPGTFARHNAVDTPALLPDGTPSELSVSRVLTARGQNLSTTTLVDDVPAIVEDVDPDGRGSRTGGARVGGHPVDPDRPRHGDGPLGEDASTADSSDGTSDSATTRRA from the coding sequence GTGAGCGGCGTCGCCCTCAGCGCGGCCGGCGCCGAGGTGGGCGCCTCGGTCGGCGACGGGTTCCTGTTCTGGACCCTCGGCCCGCTCATGGTCCTCGCCGCGCTCGGGCTGCTGTTCGCCCGCAAGGCGGTGCACGCGGCGCTGTCGATGGCCGTCGTCATGGTGAGCCTGGGCGGGGTGTACGTCGGCCTCGAGGCGCCGTTCCTCGGCGTCGTGCAGGTCTTCGTCTACACCGGCGCCGTCATGATGCTGTTCCTCTTCGTGCTCATGCTCGTGGGCGTCGACTCCTCCGACTCCCTCGTGGAGACCCTCAAGGGCCAGCGCCTCGCCGCGGCCCTCGCCGCCGGCGGCTTCACGCTGCTCCTGCTCGTCGCGCTCGGACGGACCGCCTGGCCCGAGCCGGTCGGCCTCACCGAGGTCAACGCCGCCGGCAACATCACCGGCATCGCCGCGCTCATCTTCAGCCGCTACGTGTGGGCCTTCGAGCTGACGGCGGGACTGCTCGTCATCGCCTCGATCGGCGCGATGGTGCTCGCGCACCGGGAGCGGACGGGGGAGCGGCCCACGCAGCGGTCGATCTCCGAGACCCGGCTGCGCCGCGGGCAGCGCATCACCCCGCTGCCCCCGCCCGGCACCTTCGCCCGGCACAACGCCGTCGACACCCCGGCGCTGCTGCCCGATGGCACCCCCAGCGAGCTGTCGGTCTCGCGCGTCCTCACCGCCCGCGGGCAGAACCTGTCGACGACGACGCTCGTCGACGACGTTCCCGCGATCGTCGAGGACGTCGACCCGGACGGGCGCGGCAGCCGCACGGGCGGCGCGCGCGTCGGCGGGCACCCGGTCGACCCGGACCGTCCGCGCCACGGGGACGGCCCGCTCGGCGAGGACGCCTCGACCGCGGACTCCTCCGACGGCACGTCGGACTCGGCCACGACCAGGAGGGCGTGA
- the nuoK gene encoding NADH-quinone oxidoreductase subunit NuoK, with the protein MDLTYWVYLSVVLFAIGGATVLLRRNAIVVFMGVELMLNAANLAFVAFARMHGQLEGQTIALFVMLVAAAEVVVGLAIIMAIFRTRRSASVDDANLLKY; encoded by the coding sequence ATGGACCTGACGTACTGGGTCTACCTCTCGGTGGTCCTCTTCGCGATCGGTGGCGCCACCGTGCTGCTGCGACGCAACGCCATCGTCGTGTTCATGGGCGTCGAGCTCATGCTCAACGCCGCGAACCTCGCCTTCGTCGCCTTCGCGCGCATGCACGGGCAGCTCGAGGGCCAGACCATCGCGCTGTTCGTCATGCTCGTGGCCGCCGCGGAGGTCGTCGTCGGCCTCGCGATCATCATGGCCATCTTCCGAACCCGCCGGTCCGCGTCGGTCGACGACGCGAACCTGCTGAAGTACTGA
- the nuoL gene encoding NADH-quinone oxidoreductase subunit L — MSPVPTQGLTAVPATGAEPLAWLLVVIPLVSAGVLLLAGRAADRWGHWLGVLASASAFVVGAVVFFSVLGHGAEERARSVAGFSWVPAGDFQVDAGLLVDPLSLSFVLLITFVGTLIHLYSVAYMEHDAGRRRFFAYLNLFVAAMLLLVLADSYLLLYVGWEGVGLASYLLIGFWNSRLEYAVAAKKAFVVNRVGDLGLSLAIMAMFVSFGSVSYTDVLGGAAGASEGWLTAIGLLLLLAACGKSAQFPLQSWLGDAMAGPTPVSALIHAATMVTAGVYLVVRSGPIFEGAPAAALAVAVVGAITLLYGAVVGSAKDDIKKALAASTMSQIGYMMLAAGLGPIGYVFAIFHLLTHGFFKAGMFLGAGSVMHGMNDETDMRRFGGLRSVMKVTWLTFAAGWLAIIGFPGLSGFWSKDEIIHAAFEGEGWRPWVFGTITLVGAGITAFYMSRLYFMTFHGRRRWHDGTDAPAPHPHESPALMTVPMVVLALGSVFLGGILYFTHALETWLEPVFTAPAELEPVLDLDIVTALTIGVVAIGVAIAFLMYLRRDVPVTAPRGSALTRAARADLYQDDVNDIAFVTTGQAFVRGMGQLDDDVVGGAVRGVGRTVSGSGRGLSRLQTGFVRSYALSMFVGVGLLVAALVLFQL, encoded by the coding sequence CTGTCGCCTGTCCCGACGCAGGGGCTCACCGCCGTGCCCGCGACCGGTGCCGAGCCGCTCGCGTGGCTGCTCGTCGTCATCCCGCTGGTCAGCGCGGGCGTGCTGCTGCTCGCCGGCCGCGCCGCCGACCGCTGGGGCCACTGGCTCGGTGTGCTCGCCTCCGCCTCGGCCTTCGTCGTCGGCGCGGTCGTGTTCTTCTCGGTCCTCGGCCACGGCGCGGAGGAGCGGGCGCGCTCCGTCGCGGGCTTCTCGTGGGTGCCCGCGGGCGACTTCCAGGTCGACGCCGGCCTGCTCGTCGACCCGCTGAGCCTGTCGTTCGTCCTGCTCATCACGTTCGTCGGCACGCTCATCCACCTGTACTCGGTGGCGTACATGGAGCACGACGCGGGGCGTCGGCGCTTCTTCGCCTACCTCAACCTCTTCGTCGCGGCGATGCTCCTGCTCGTCCTCGCGGACAGCTACCTGCTGCTGTACGTCGGCTGGGAGGGCGTCGGCCTCGCCTCGTACCTGCTCATCGGGTTCTGGAACTCGCGGCTGGAGTACGCCGTCGCCGCGAAGAAGGCGTTCGTCGTCAACCGCGTCGGCGACCTCGGCCTGTCGCTGGCGATCATGGCCATGTTCGTGTCCTTCGGGTCGGTGTCCTACACCGACGTGCTCGGCGGTGCCGCCGGCGCGAGCGAGGGCTGGCTCACCGCCATCGGCCTGCTCCTGCTGCTGGCCGCGTGCGGCAAGTCGGCGCAGTTCCCGCTGCAGTCGTGGCTCGGCGACGCGATGGCCGGTCCCACGCCGGTCTCGGCGCTCATCCACGCCGCGACCATGGTCACCGCCGGCGTCTACCTCGTCGTGCGCTCCGGTCCCATCTTCGAGGGCGCGCCCGCCGCGGCGCTCGCCGTCGCGGTGGTCGGCGCGATCACGCTGCTGTACGGCGCGGTCGTCGGCAGCGCGAAGGACGACATCAAGAAGGCCCTCGCCGCCTCGACCATGTCGCAGATCGGCTACATGATGCTCGCCGCCGGCCTCGGCCCGATCGGCTACGTGTTCGCGATCTTCCACCTGCTCACGCACGGGTTCTTCAAGGCCGGCATGTTCCTCGGCGCGGGCTCGGTCATGCACGGCATGAACGACGAGACCGACATGCGCCGTTTCGGCGGGCTGCGCTCGGTCATGAAGGTGACGTGGCTGACCTTCGCCGCGGGCTGGCTGGCCATCATCGGCTTCCCCGGCCTGTCCGGCTTCTGGTCCAAGGACGAGATCATCCACGCCGCCTTCGAGGGCGAGGGGTGGCGACCCTGGGTCTTCGGCACCATCACGCTCGTCGGGGCCGGCATCACCGCGTTCTACATGTCGCGGCTGTACTTCATGACCTTCCACGGCAGGCGGCGCTGGCACGACGGCACCGACGCCCCCGCGCCGCACCCGCACGAGTCGCCGGCCCTCATGACGGTCCCCATGGTCGTCCTGGCGCTGGGCTCGGTGTTCCTCGGCGGCATCCTGTACTTCACGCACGCCCTGGAGACGTGGCTGGAGCCGGTCTTCACCGCGCCCGCCGAGCTGGAGCCGGTCCTCGACCTCGACATCGTCACCGCGCTCACCATCGGCGTGGTGGCGATCGGGGTCGCGATCGCCTTCCTCATGTACCTGCGTCGCGACGTGCCCGTGACGGCGCCCCGCGGCTCGGCCCTCACCCGGGCCGCGCGCGCCGACCTCTACCAGGACGACGTCAACGACATCGCCTTCGTCACGACGGGCCAGGCGTTCGTGCGCGGCATGGGCCAGCTCGACGACGACGTCGTGGGCGGCGCCGTGCGCGGTGTCGGGCGGACCGTCAGCGGCAGCGGCCGCGGCCTGTCGCGCCTGCAGACGGGCTTCGTCCGCTCCTACGCCCTGTCCATGTTCGTCGGTGTCGGCCTGCTGGTCGCCGCCCTCGTGCTCTTCCAGCTCTGA